Proteins found in one Microcoleus sp. FACHB-831 genomic segment:
- the folB gene encoding dihydroneopterin aldolase, whose product MDCIQVRGIRCYGYTGYLPEEQVLGQRFEVDLTLWLDLATAGKTDAIEDTLDYRSAIASIQHIVKTSKFALVEKLASAIALAILEYDKVHQVKVRLTKPAAPIPDFGGEISVEIIRSKTF is encoded by the coding sequence ATGGATTGCATTCAAGTAAGAGGAATTCGCTGCTACGGTTATACGGGGTACTTGCCAGAAGAGCAAGTTTTGGGGCAGCGGTTTGAGGTGGATCTGACGTTATGGCTAGATTTAGCAACAGCGGGGAAAACGGACGCAATAGAAGATACTCTGGATTACCGCAGCGCGATCGCTTCAATTCAGCATATTGTAAAAACCTCTAAGTTTGCCTTGGTGGAAAAATTGGCTTCCGCGATCGCACTGGCTATTTTAGAATACGATAAAGTACACCAAGTTAAAGTCAGGCTGACAAAACCCGCTGCTCCGATTCCTGATTTTGGTGGTGAAATCAGCGTGGAAATAATCAGGTCGAAAACTTTTTAA
- a CDS encoding bestrophin family protein, producing the protein MTTEGFNWLRLALQWRGSVAPIIFPRVLLCGLFGLLISLFAYSGLSISGNILDNLVANVVYNLVLGLLLVFRTNTAYERFWEGRKCLGILVVAVRNLARQIWVGVATPEAIDKENKIAIMRMLGSFAIATKLHLRQEFANGELEGMFTNSQYLKLKSVKNQPLELALWIGDYLQQQHDRNCLSSNQLQAMNLLLDHMIEALTGCERILKTPIPLAYAIYLKRLLLIYCFALPFQIVEKSGFWTGPIVATIAFILFGIEQIGNEIENPFGRDPNDLPLDDICTSIVENIEDMLLVVEAESTEPLEDKLAAVAELEALPVE; encoded by the coding sequence ATGACAACCGAAGGATTCAACTGGCTTAGATTGGCTTTGCAGTGGCGTGGTTCAGTTGCTCCCATTATTTTCCCCCGCGTCCTGTTGTGCGGCCTTTTCGGTTTGTTAATTTCCCTATTCGCTTATTCTGGATTATCAATATCTGGAAATATTTTAGATAATTTAGTTGCTAATGTTGTTTACAATCTTGTTTTAGGTTTATTATTAGTTTTTCGTACTAATACCGCTTACGAACGATTTTGGGAAGGTAGAAAATGTTTGGGTATTTTGGTTGTTGCCGTCCGTAACTTAGCGCGGCAAATTTGGGTAGGGGTAGCTACGCCAGAAGCTATAGATAAAGAGAATAAAATAGCAATTATGCGGATGTTGGGTAGCTTTGCGATCGCTACTAAATTACATCTGCGACAAGAGTTTGCCAACGGAGAGTTAGAAGGTATGTTTACTAACTCCCAATATCTAAAGCTCAAAAGTGTTAAAAATCAACCATTAGAATTGGCTCTCTGGATTGGTGATTACTTGCAGCAACAGCATGACCGTAATTGCTTGAGTAGCAATCAGTTACAGGCTATGAATCTATTGCTCGATCATATGATAGAGGCTTTAACTGGCTGCGAACGCATTTTAAAAACACCAATACCGTTGGCATATGCTATTTATCTAAAGCGACTATTGCTAATATATTGTTTTGCTTTGCCGTTTCAAATAGTCGAGAAATCGGGTTTTTGGACTGGCCCGATTGTAGCTACGATTGCATTTATTTTATTTGGTATTGAACAAATTGGTAATGAAATTGAAAACCCTTTTGGACGCGATCCAAATGACTTGCCCTTAGATGATATTTGCACTAGCATAGTGGAAAATATAGAAGATATGCTCTTGGTAGTAGAGGCAGAATCGACAGAGCCTTTGGAAGATAAGCTTGCCGCTGTAGCTGAATTGGAGGCTTTACCAGTAGAGTAG
- a CDS encoding glutamate-5-semialdehyde dehydrogenase, which translates to MTASKIASIPLSAIAQQTRSSARSLAALSTSSKNQAIEAIARSLESASADILAANAADCKAAESAGIAKPLYARLKLDETKLKGAIAGVRDVGKLPDPVGEIQTHRELDEGLILKRITCPLGVLGVIFEARPDAAIQIASLAIKSGNGVILKCGQEAVRSCEAIVKAIHQGLADTDVNPDVVQLLTTREETLALLQLDQYVDLIIPRGSNSFVRFVQENTRIPVLGHAEGICHVYVDEEADIQKAVAIAIDAKTQYPAACNAIETLLVHRAIATSFLPIVATAMQEKNVELRGDGLTCEIVENISAATDADWATEYSDLILAIKIVDSLDEAIAHINTYGSRHTDAIITENSTTAATFMGQVDAAGVYHNCSTRFADGFRYGLGAEVGISTQKMPPRGPVGLEGLVTYKYQIVGDGHIAGTYSGADAKPFSHRDL; encoded by the coding sequence ATGACCGCTTCTAAAATTGCTTCTATTCCTCTTAGTGCGATCGCACAACAAACCCGTTCTTCAGCACGAAGTCTGGCGGCTCTCTCAACCTCGTCTAAAAATCAAGCCATCGAAGCGATCGCGCGTTCTCTAGAATCTGCAAGCGCTGACATCTTAGCGGCTAACGCGGCTGATTGCAAAGCTGCGGAGTCGGCTGGAATTGCTAAGCCGCTATATGCGCGGTTGAAGTTGGATGAGACTAAACTTAAGGGTGCGATCGCAGGCGTGCGCGATGTCGGTAAATTACCAGATCCAGTAGGCGAAATCCAAACTCACCGGGAACTAGATGAAGGGTTAATTCTCAAGCGCATCACCTGTCCTCTCGGTGTTTTGGGCGTTATCTTTGAAGCGCGTCCCGATGCAGCAATTCAAATTGCTAGTCTTGCTATCAAATCGGGTAACGGCGTTATCCTTAAATGCGGACAAGAAGCTGTGCGTTCTTGTGAAGCGATTGTGAAAGCAATTCACCAAGGATTAGCCGATACTGATGTTAATCCCGATGTTGTGCAGTTGCTAACTACTAGAGAGGAAACTTTAGCTCTTTTGCAGTTAGATCAATACGTGGATTTAATTATTCCCAGAGGCTCTAATTCTTTTGTGCGATTTGTGCAAGAAAATACGCGGATTCCTGTCTTAGGTCATGCAGAAGGAATCTGCCATGTCTATGTTGATGAAGAAGCGGATATTCAAAAAGCTGTAGCGATCGCCATCGATGCCAAAACTCAGTATCCAGCAGCTTGCAACGCCATAGAAACTTTGCTGGTGCATCGAGCGATCGCTACTTCATTCTTACCGATTGTTGCTACTGCAATGCAAGAAAAAAATGTAGAATTGCGCGGCGATGGACTAACGTGCGAGATTGTAGAAAATATCTCAGCGGCGACAGATGCAGATTGGGCGACAGAGTACAGCGATTTGATTTTGGCTATTAAGATTGTAGATTCTTTAGACGAAGCGATCGCGCACATCAACACCTACGGTTCCAGGCATACTGACGCAATTATTACGGAAAATTCCACTACCGCCGCTACTTTTATGGGACAGGTGGATGCTGCTGGTGTATATCACAATTGTTCCACTCGCTTCGCCGATGGATTCCGCTACGGATTGGGTGCAGAAGTAGGAATTAGCACCCAGAAAATGCCCCCTCGCGGGCCAGTTGGCTTGGAAGGACTGGTGACATATAAATATCAAATTGTAGGTGACGGACATATTGCAGGCACTTACAGCGGTGCAGACGCCAAGCCTTTCAGCCACCGAGATTTATAG
- a CDS encoding zinc metalloprotease HtpX translates to MSLESGLAALKQERYKEAVQLLENFCHNCLDTRATEYMKAQMGLVKAYGGSGQTDRAIALCHELVATSENAQVRAWAEKALQAIASKQPAPARQASRASTVGAKLAMAKVGGNLTLASGVTLSLLFGMVLVLSLAVVLIYNSDDPKLALAIGVGLTLIFNTIGFFLSPWIMDLVQNWMYHTRWVEMGELENKSPETARVIQRICEQKKLKTPRLGIIDDQNPTAFTYGSLPNSARLVVSEGLFTYLDDDEIATVYAHEMGHIVHWDFAVMTLASTLVQITYLIYSFARRLGRSGGDNKAKDAIAVAAVVAYIFYLIGTYLVLYLSRTREYYADHFAAESTGNPNGLSRALVKIAYGIVEEGQRAKEPSRLIEGTRALGIYDHKAAASTGTAYRIASEPAKIGRVFLWDMFNPWGWWMELNSTHPLTGKRVRALSTYAEQLGIETEFDMGRIVGEGRSLSKSKLYGNFLLDIVLYGAETIGFVAGLAIGFFLVMQSKNLSLLVGCPLIGLGLGVLLKTLVMFPDYKQAAETDILTLMSDPYASPLRGQPAKLQGELIGRGDSGYKFGSDLTIQDRSGLLYVHYASRFGPLGNFLFGMKRVQSLIGSEVGALGWFRRGVAPWMDLIQLNSKSGTIVNSYHRFWSLVFGCGSIILGSAAIALLSNYLN, encoded by the coding sequence ATGTCACTAGAATCTGGATTAGCGGCACTAAAACAAGAACGGTATAAAGAAGCTGTTCAATTACTGGAAAATTTTTGCCACAACTGTCTCGATACTCGCGCCACCGAGTATATGAAAGCTCAGATGGGGCTAGTGAAAGCGTATGGGGGTAGCGGGCAGACAGATAGAGCGATCGCCTTGTGTCACGAACTGGTAGCCACTAGCGAAAATGCACAAGTACGCGCCTGGGCAGAAAAAGCTCTCCAGGCGATCGCTAGCAAACAACCTGCACCCGCCCGCCAAGCAAGTAGAGCCTCGACAGTCGGCGCTAAGTTGGCAATGGCAAAGGTTGGCGGGAATCTTACCTTGGCTTCTGGCGTCACCCTCTCCTTGCTGTTCGGGATGGTGTTGGTGTTAAGTTTAGCCGTTGTCTTGATTTACAACAGCGACGATCCAAAACTGGCGCTAGCTATCGGCGTAGGTTTAACTCTGATTTTCAACACCATAGGGTTTTTCCTGTCCCCCTGGATTATGGACTTGGTACAGAACTGGATGTACCATACGCGCTGGGTGGAGATGGGAGAACTTGAAAACAAAAGTCCAGAGACAGCGAGAGTTATTCAGCGCATTTGCGAACAGAAAAAGCTGAAAACGCCCAGGCTGGGAATCATTGACGACCAGAACCCAACAGCATTTACATATGGTTCGCTACCCAACAGCGCGAGGTTGGTAGTTAGCGAAGGGCTGTTCACCTATTTAGATGATGATGAAATTGCCACCGTCTATGCCCACGAAATGGGGCATATAGTCCATTGGGACTTTGCGGTAATGACCTTAGCATCAACCTTGGTGCAAATTACTTATTTGATATACAGCTTTGCCCGTCGCTTAGGTCGGAGTGGAGGAGATAATAAAGCCAAAGATGCGATCGCTGTTGCCGCAGTTGTAGCCTATATCTTTTACCTCATTGGTACATATTTAGTGCTGTATCTATCCCGGACGCGAGAATACTATGCAGATCACTTCGCAGCCGAAAGCACTGGCAACCCCAACGGGCTATCCCGCGCCTTAGTTAAGATTGCATACGGCATTGTCGAAGAAGGTCAACGAGCTAAAGAACCCAGCCGCTTAATTGAAGGCACGAGGGCGCTAGGCATTTACGACCACAAAGCAGCCGCCAGCACGGGAACCGCTTACCGCATTGCTTCAGAACCAGCAAAAATCGGTCGCGTCTTCTTGTGGGATATGTTCAACCCTTGGGGTTGGTGGATGGAGTTGAATTCTACTCACCCCCTCACTGGAAAACGGGTTCGCGCCCTCAGTACCTATGCAGAACAACTTGGTATAGAAACTGAATTTGACATGGGGCGGATAGTGGGCGAGGGCAGAAGTCTGAGCAAGAGCAAGCTCTACGGCAACTTTTTGCTAGACATCGTACTTTACGGAGCAGAAACTATTGGCTTTGTTGCAGGTTTGGCAATTGGCTTCTTCCTAGTAATGCAATCCAAAAACCTGAGCCTGTTAGTTGGTTGCCCGCTTATCGGCTTAGGTTTGGGAGTATTGCTCAAAACATTAGTGATGTTCCCCGACTACAAGCAAGCAGCGGAAACCGACATCCTTACGTTAATGTCTGACCCTTATGCAAGTCCTTTGCGGGGACAACCAGCAAAACTGCAAGGCGAACTGATTGGGCGTGGCGATTCTGGATACAAGTTTGGATCTGATTTAACGATCCAAGACCGCAGCGGTTTACTCTATGTACACTATGCTTCTCGCTTTGGCCCCTTGGGGAACTTCCTGTTTGGCATGAAGCGAGTTCAAAGCTTGATTGGTTCAGAAGTTGGTGCATTGGGTTGGTTCCGTCGCGGCGTCGCGCCCTGGATGGATTTAATCCAGCTCAATAGTAAAAGCGGCACAATCGTTAATAGTTACCATCGTTTCTGGTCGCTGGTTTTCGGTTGTGGTTCGATTATCTTGGGCAGCGCCGCTATAGCGCTTTTGAGCAACTATCTAAATTAG
- a CDS encoding WD40 repeat domain-containing protein: protein MLVPENSNQPRVFDAVKGGYNPAPPSSAVLGGLPAVRQRLTNADIEVRLAALEETVNYGRAGLNLLVRILYHTSGQLQHRAFKLLRYRTEPEVREALRPFHPHEFLRCDRTIQAHTTWVFSVAFSPNGRTLASASKDKTIQVWEVSSGRNICTLDGHANWVFSVAYSLRSPILASGSWDNTIKLWDRSSGEEICTLTGHANWVNSLAFSPKGILASGSSDKTIKLWHAATQRQLCTLKGHEGGVLSVAFSPDGRLVASGSRDNTIKLWDAATGKELRTLRGHTEQVNAIAFSPDGHILASGSFDNNIKLWDTFSGEELCTLAGHDRWIYAIAFSPDGQTLASGSRDNTIKLWQMSSGRQLCTLPGHTWSVCSLAFSPDGHILASGGDDGTIKIWRCD, encoded by the coding sequence ATGCTCGTGCCAGAAAATTCCAATCAACCAAGAGTCTTCGATGCAGTTAAAGGTGGTTATAACCCAGCACCGCCTAGCAGTGCAGTCTTGGGGGGACTGCCAGCAGTAAGGCAACGGCTAACAAATGCAGATATAGAAGTTCGGCTCGCTGCCCTAGAAGAAACTGTAAATTATGGTAGGGCAGGATTAAACTTGCTGGTTCGGATTTTGTACCATACGTCGGGACAGCTACAGCATCGTGCATTCAAGCTGCTGCGTTATCGGACAGAACCGGAAGTGCGCGAGGCGCTGCGTCCATTCCATCCCCATGAATTTCTAAGGTGCGATCGCACTATCCAAGCTCATACTACCTGGGTGTTTTCTGTCGCTTTTAGCCCCAACGGGCGGACTCTTGCCAGCGCCAGCAAGGATAAAACTATCCAAGTCTGGGAGGTAAGCAGCGGTCGGAACATCTGCACCCTCGACGGTCATGCTAACTGGGTGTTTTCCGTCGCCTACAGCTTGCGATCGCCTATTCTAGCTAGCGGCAGTTGGGATAATACTATCAAGCTCTGGGACCGCAGTTCGGGAGAAGAAATTTGCACGCTTACGGGTCATGCAAACTGGGTTAATTCTCTGGCTTTCAGCCCTAAAGGAATTCTAGCTAGCGGCAGCAGTGACAAGACTATCAAACTGTGGCACGCAGCTACGCAGCGGCAACTTTGCACCCTCAAGGGTCATGAGGGAGGAGTCTTATCCGTTGCTTTCAGCCCCGATGGGCGTCTGGTTGCTTCCGGCAGCCGCGACAACACGATTAAGCTGTGGGATGCCGCTACTGGTAAGGAATTACGCACTCTCAGAGGCCATACCGAACAAGTTAACGCGATCGCCTTTAGCCCCGACGGACACATTCTCGCTTCCGGCAGCTTTGACAATAACATCAAGCTGTGGGATACCTTTAGCGGCGAGGAACTTTGCACCCTCGCAGGTCACGACCGCTGGATCTATGCGATCGCTTTTAGTCCCGATGGGCAAACTTTAGCTAGTGGAAGTCGCGACAACACCATCAAACTCTGGCAGATGAGTAGCGGTCGTCAACTTTGCACTCTTCCCGGTCATACTTGGTCGGTTTGTTCCCTCGCTTTCAGCCCCGATGGACACATTCTCGCTAGCGGCGGCGATGACGGTACTATCAAGATTTGGCGGTGCGATTAG
- a CDS encoding aromatic ring-hydroxylating dioxygenase subunit alpha — protein MSYVSTINQNRDIRQLGINLERWYVVAQSSEVKDQLLGVTLWNQPIVIYRDSGGKIHALEDRCPHRQVKLSHGKVKGDRVECAYHGWQFNYEGECAAVPYLAANQKLPTCKIRRYPVREQDGFIWLFPGDDTLSDNISILGLPEWEHLNYIATVSVINCNAHYSYLIENLMDMYHGHLHEDWQAWTEAVLDDIVEDDNRVDAHYKALSYYKIDKIWSISQLFFPALRRLHPEPLDVSYIYPHWSSTLGEDFKIYCLLCPIDETTTKAYLIHFTSLNAFWRLHKLPVWFRRFVKNSLFGSAQKLLDGLVRQDVQMIEEEQQAYLNNPSQRSYELNRALVSVQRLMRSQVEQRRDKSPSLQETINSISVAE, from the coding sequence ATGTCTTACGTTTCTACAATTAACCAAAATCGCGATATCCGTCAGCTAGGAATTAACCTAGAACGCTGGTATGTGGTTGCACAAAGCAGCGAAGTAAAAGACCAGCTTTTGGGAGTTACCTTATGGAATCAACCGATTGTTATTTATCGAGATAGTGGGGGTAAAATTCACGCTTTAGAGGATAGATGCCCCCACCGTCAAGTTAAATTAAGTCATGGGAAAGTGAAGGGCGATCGCGTAGAATGTGCCTATCACGGTTGGCAATTTAATTACGAAGGCGAGTGTGCAGCCGTTCCCTATCTAGCTGCTAATCAGAAATTACCCACTTGCAAGATTCGCCGCTATCCCGTCCGCGAACAAGACGGCTTTATCTGGCTTTTCCCTGGAGATGATACCTTATCAGACAATATTTCTATTTTAGGATTGCCAGAGTGGGAACATCTCAACTATATCGCCACTGTTTCAGTCATCAACTGTAACGCCCATTACTCCTATCTAATTGAAAATCTGATGGATATGTATCACGGGCATTTGCATGAAGATTGGCAAGCTTGGACTGAAGCAGTGCTTGATGATATTGTCGAAGACGATAATAGGGTAGATGCTCATTATAAAGCTTTAAGTTATTATAAAATAGATAAAATTTGGTCTATTTCTCAGTTATTTTTTCCAGCCCTGCGACGACTGCACCCTGAACCGTTAGATGTGAGTTATATTTACCCGCATTGGTCGTCAACTTTGGGGGAAGATTTTAAAATTTATTGTCTGCTGTGTCCCATAGATGAAACGACAACGAAAGCTTATTTAATTCATTTCACATCATTGAATGCATTTTGGCGATTGCACAAATTGCCTGTGTGGTTTAGGCGATTTGTGAAAAATAGTTTGTTTGGTTCGGCGCAAAAGTTACTCGATGGGTTGGTGCGTCAAGATGTGCAGATGATTGAAGAGGAACAACAGGCTTATCTTAATAATCCAAGCCAGCGGAGTTATGAATTGAATCGAGCTTTAGTAAGCGTGCAACGGTTGATGAGAAGTCAGGTTGAACAGAGACGCGATAAATCGCCGTCTCTACAAGAAACAATAAATTCAATAAGCGTGGCGGAGTAA
- a CDS encoding FAD-dependent oxidoreductase has protein sequence MSQLQRYAMQQGISRRTLLKMFGIGTVGGLVGYSRFSKPQPTIFQQDTLDLPRFANKTTSVVVVGAGLAGLASAYQLSQRGFSVTLLERAPQLGGKIASWPIQFGDETFIMEHGFHGFFPQYYNLKSLVKELSIEDNFVDLKSYSVVFRNDKYQPEVFRPSHSAFPWNIVDLAIASPNRLRWGIDLTKMGHWEVFQAITGFQTQKTFKRLDHLSVAEWVEKDFPRGLYDLYFLPFAKSSLNAPDLMSVGELMQFFHFYFFGNPEGLAFNGTKQDMGTSLVQPIAKAIEGKGGKIITGATVSSINCQQGKIDSLSYQQGNAGNDVPFWVNRNSVIADDKLEYFGAGDEVFAAKPGGGEAISLTCTHQGCTVQKADDGKFHCPCHGAVFDSNGKVEKGPAQRDLARFKVVRRQEDKLQLASGGATETSSAMSVQADYYVFATDVPGVQKLFNLMGGEVNAKVRSQVEKLAIADPFAVCRFWFDRDFDWEHSWFTSLSGYRLTDSITLYHRIQDQFIEWNSKTGGSVVELHAYCYKEKEFPTQEALLTTFEQELYEIVPALKEANMLHRELVNQKNFSGYPPNSYAERPETSTEVSNLLFAGDWVKMPFPCGLMERAISSGLLAANEILHREGLQRRPLLSVNPEGVLKI, from the coding sequence ATGAGCCAATTACAAAGGTACGCGATGCAGCAAGGCATCTCTCGACGCACGCTGCTCAAAATGTTCGGTATCGGTACCGTCGGGGGGCTAGTGGGATATTCTCGCTTCTCCAAACCGCAACCAACTATATTTCAGCAAGATACCCTAGACTTACCGCGTTTTGCCAACAAAACCACCAGCGTCGTCGTTGTTGGGGCTGGACTAGCTGGGTTAGCCTCTGCTTATCAACTCAGCCAACGGGGGTTTAGCGTCACGCTTCTGGAACGCGCACCCCAACTTGGAGGAAAAATCGCCAGTTGGCCGATACAATTTGGCGATGAAACGTTCATAATGGAGCATGGATTTCATGGCTTTTTCCCCCAATATTACAATCTCAAAAGCTTAGTTAAAGAACTGAGTATCGAAGACAATTTTGTAGATTTGAAGTCCTACTCTGTTGTTTTTCGTAATGACAAATATCAACCAGAAGTCTTCCGTCCCAGCCATTCAGCATTTCCTTGGAATATTGTTGATTTAGCTATAGCCTCTCCAAATAGGTTGCGCTGGGGAATTGATTTAACAAAAATGGGGCACTGGGAAGTGTTCCAAGCAATTACTGGATTTCAAACTCAGAAAACTTTCAAGCGACTAGATCATTTATCGGTTGCAGAATGGGTTGAGAAAGATTTTCCGCGTGGGTTGTACGATCTATATTTTCTCCCCTTTGCTAAATCTAGTCTAAATGCGCCAGATTTAATGAGCGTGGGAGAATTAATGCAATTTTTCCACTTCTACTTTTTTGGTAATCCAGAGGGATTAGCTTTTAACGGCACTAAACAGGATATGGGAACGAGTTTAGTGCAACCGATTGCTAAAGCAATTGAAGGTAAAGGCGGCAAAATTATTACTGGTGCAACAGTTAGCAGTATTAACTGCCAGCAAGGTAAGATTGATTCCCTTAGCTACCAACAGGGGAATGCTGGCAATGATGTGCCATTTTGGGTTAACCGAAACTCAGTTATTGCCGATGATAAGTTGGAATATTTTGGCGCTGGAGATGAAGTGTTTGCCGCCAAGCCTGGGGGAGGAGAAGCTATTTCTCTAACTTGCACTCACCAGGGTTGTACGGTACAAAAGGCAGATGATGGAAAGTTTCATTGCCCTTGTCACGGTGCTGTTTTTGATAGTAATGGTAAGGTAGAAAAAGGGCCAGCACAGCGAGATTTAGCGCGGTTTAAAGTTGTGCGGCGACAGGAAGATAAGTTGCAGTTAGCATCTGGTGGTGCTACAGAGACATCATCGGCAATGTCGGTACAGGCAGATTATTATGTGTTTGCAACTGATGTTCCTGGCGTGCAAAAGCTGTTTAATTTGATGGGGGGAGAGGTGAATGCAAAAGTCCGCAGTCAAGTTGAAAAGCTAGCTATAGCAGACCCTTTTGCTGTATGCCGATTCTGGTTTGACCGCGATTTTGATTGGGAACATAGCTGGTTTACTTCTTTATCCGGTTATCGACTAACTGACAGCATCACGCTTTACCACCGAATTCAAGATCAATTCATTGAATGGAATAGCAAAACTGGCGGTAGTGTTGTTGAGTTACACGCTTACTGTTACAAAGAGAAAGAGTTTCCAACTCAGGAAGCGTTGCTGACAACTTTTGAGCAGGAGTTGTATGAAATTGTGCCAGCACTGAAGGAAGCAAATATGCTGCACCGCGAGTTGGTGAATCAGAAGAATTTTTCTGGTTATCCACCGAACAGCTATGCAGAACGTCCGGAGACTAGCACGGAAGTTTCTAACTTGTTGTTTGCTGGCGATTGGGTCAAGATGCCGTTTCCCTGTGGCTTAATGGAAAGGGCAATTAGCAGCGGATTGCTGGCGGCGAATGAGATACTTCATCGCGAGGGTTTGCAGCGGCGTCCTTTGCTGTCGGTAAATCCAGAAGGCGTGTTGAAAATTTGA
- a CDS encoding ABC transporter permease produces MKYWRETLAVTQRILIELLRRRRSLVFWCIFPVSVLLLNGFIFAERAQLSMTQAFENAAPSTLVGAALFFSCLGGSVATVVAEREQLTLKRLFISPLSGTSYFLGIFLAHTCIGIGQTLLVYTVASFWQAQFRGSVFLGGIIILMSIISYVGLGFILGTQLARRTEDVNALVAAFGVPLLILGGAFIPSFVFPQMLLDIAKFNPIYHMNQALLGVSANSQGLPDIKSHFLFLCSFSVLMLVCGWLSYRRMLMVERRL; encoded by the coding sequence ATGAAATATTGGCGCGAAACGCTGGCTGTCACCCAGCGTATTTTAATTGAATTGTTACGACGGCGACGCAGCCTGGTTTTTTGGTGTATTTTTCCAGTTTCGGTTCTGCTACTCAACGGGTTTATTTTTGCAGAACGCGCTCAACTGTCGATGACTCAGGCTTTTGAAAATGCTGCTCCTTCAACTTTGGTAGGCGCGGCGCTGTTTTTTAGCTGTCTGGGTGGTAGTGTCGCCACCGTAGTGGCTGAACGCGAACAGCTTACGCTCAAACGTCTTTTTATCTCGCCTTTGAGCGGTACGTCCTATTTTTTAGGAATTTTTCTAGCTCACACTTGCATTGGTATTGGTCAAACACTGCTAGTATACACAGTTGCATCTTTTTGGCAAGCGCAGTTTAGGGGTTCTGTGTTTCTGGGAGGAATTATTATTTTAATGAGCATTATTTCTTATGTGGGTCTAGGATTTATTCTGGGTACGCAGTTGGCACGACGAACTGAGGATGTAAATGCGCTCGTTGCGGCTTTTGGGGTGCCTTTATTAATTCTAGGCGGTGCGTTTATACCTAGCTTTGTGTTTCCGCAGATGTTGCTAGATATTGCTAAATTTAATCCAATTTATCACATGAATCAGGCGTTGTTGGGCGTGTCTGCTAATTCACAAGGTTTGCCTGATATTAAGTCGCATTTTTTATTTTTGTGCAGCTTTTCTGTTCTAATGCTAGTCTGCGGTTGGTTATCTTATCGCCGAATGTTAATGGTTGAACGCAGGTTATAA
- a CDS encoding ABC transporter ATP-binding protein: protein MLEIKKLSKSYGKRVVLEDLTLHIPDGEIYGLLGPNGAGKTTTINIICNLIRADSGAIAINNKPVSEATKPLIGVAPQENLLYKTLTCEENLKFFAKIYGLQGKHLQERVQICLQAVNLADRAKSPVETLSGGMQRRLNIAVALVHNPKLAILDEPTTGLDIEARYEVWELIRKLKSQGMTVLLTTHLLDEAERLCQRIGILKGGRIVAEGSLAELRSHISAEEIVVVQTKDEAGAIARGKECGFIHRRYGNDLAFWLPENLELKEILSRFEGISLESISRQPVRLEHIYVEVTQGEDYFRF, encoded by the coding sequence GTGCTAGAGATAAAGAAGCTAAGTAAGTCTTACGGGAAGCGAGTAGTTTTAGAGGATTTGACGCTACATATCCCAGATGGAGAGATTTACGGGCTGCTGGGGCCAAATGGTGCGGGAAAGACGACTACTATTAATATTATTTGTAATTTAATTAGGGCGGATAGTGGCGCGATCGCTATCAATAATAAACCAGTGTCAGAAGCAACAAAACCCCTGATTGGTGTAGCGCCGCAAGAAAATTTACTCTATAAAACTCTAACTTGCGAGGAAAATTTAAAATTTTTTGCTAAGATATACGGCTTGCAGGGTAAGCATTTGCAAGAACGAGTACAAATTTGTTTGCAAGCTGTTAATTTAGCAGATAGAGCAAAAAGTCCCGTCGAAACTCTCAGCGGCGGAATGCAGCGGCGGTTGAATATTGCTGTTGCGCTTGTTCATAACCCTAAGTTGGCTATTCTAGATGAACCGACGACGGGTTTAGATATCGAGGCGCGTTATGAAGTTTGGGAGTTAATTCGGAAATTGAAAAGTCAGGGAATGACTGTTTTGCTGACTACTCATTTATTAGATGAAGCAGAGCGTCTATGCCAGCGAATTGGTATTCTTAAGGGTGGGCGAATTGTGGCTGAGGGAAGTTTGGCTGAGTTGCGATCGCATATTTCGGCTGAAGAAATTGTAGTAGTTCAGACTAAGGATGAAGCAGGCGCGATCGCTAGGGGGAAAGAATGCGGTTTCATCCATCGCCGCTATGGTAACGATCTGGCTTTCTGGCTTCCAGAAAATTTAGAATTAAAGGAAATTCTTTCCCGCTTTGAGGGGATTTCGCTAGAATCTATTTCGCGTCAACCCGTGCGCTTGGAACATATTTATGTTGAGGTGACGCAAGGGGAAGACTATTTTAGATTTTAG